In a genomic window of Amycolatopsis japonica:
- a CDS encoding MmcQ/YjbR family DNA-binding protein — MSVSSDEFHRMLKTLADVERSDAKEWESFSVRGKRFGYYWPRTQTVGLKQTLSEQEALVAERPDVFEVQFTAGGFGWVVVYLDGIESDELTELVYEAWRLSAPEELVAQVPPPC, encoded by the coding sequence ATGAGCGTGTCGAGTGACGAGTTCCACCGGATGCTGAAGACGCTCGCCGACGTCGAGCGCTCCGACGCGAAGGAGTGGGAGTCGTTCAGCGTGCGCGGGAAGCGGTTCGGCTACTACTGGCCGCGGACCCAGACCGTCGGACTGAAGCAGACCCTCTCGGAGCAGGAAGCCCTCGTGGCCGAACGACCCGACGTCTTCGAAGTGCAGTTCACCGCCGGGGGATTCGGCTGGGTGGTGGTCTACCTCGACGGTATCGAATCCGACGAGCTCACCGAATTGGTCTACGAGGCATGGCGGCTTTCCGCTCCCGAAGAACTCGTCGCGCAGGTTCCGCCGCCGTGCTGA
- a CDS encoding HNH endonuclease signature motif containing protein, protein MSETFLPELPQELWRAGKLELAHGVQHALQLIRIATACLGRFLAEIESRGAKDLYGHGSTASWLAEIAGLSRGEAAAIVKRAIALNPTRALDGAEVPPVAPATAAVAAQGLVGDERIDQILEILKNLPADISAEERAGAEQILANLAPTAGPRQLAKAEANLQDLLNPDGNEPKDPEPKEPRREITLERRKDGFWKLAGLLDDETGARTAAALEAHAQPRPVDEFGQADLRMKCERMGDAWAELLDLAIACPDQPGTSGYRTLVHVTIGLEELKSGLGTACLDFVGTMTAREARLAACDCLMVPVVMGASGEPLDMGRLRRFVTPGQRRALNIRDGGCAFPGCHRKPKNCHAHHIHHWADGGPTDLRNLVLLCGFHHRLIHHGDWEVRVAADGLPEFIPPQYRDPLRKPRRNTLHHV, encoded by the coding sequence GTGTCCGAGACCTTCCTCCCCGAGTTGCCGCAGGAGCTGTGGCGCGCCGGCAAGCTGGAGCTTGCCCATGGCGTGCAGCACGCTTTGCAGCTGATTCGGATCGCGACTGCTTGTCTGGGGCGGTTTCTGGCGGAGATCGAGTCTCGGGGCGCCAAAGACTTGTACGGGCATGGGAGTACGGCGAGCTGGCTCGCCGAGATCGCGGGATTGTCGCGGGGTGAGGCCGCTGCGATCGTGAAGCGGGCGATCGCGTTGAATCCGACGCGTGCGTTGGATGGCGCGGAGGTTCCGCCGGTCGCTCCCGCGACCGCTGCGGTCGCCGCTCAGGGGTTGGTCGGGGATGAGCGGATCGACCAGATCCTGGAGATCTTGAAAAACCTCCCGGCCGACATTTCGGCTGAGGAGCGGGCGGGCGCGGAGCAGATCCTCGCCAATCTCGCTCCGACTGCCGGTCCCCGGCAGCTCGCCAAGGCCGAGGCGAACCTGCAGGACTTGCTCAACCCCGACGGCAACGAACCTAAAGACCCCGAACCCAAAGAACCGCGCCGGGAGATCACCCTGGAACGCCGCAAGGACGGCTTCTGGAAACTCGCCGGCCTGCTCGATGACGAGACCGGCGCCCGGACCGCCGCAGCGTTGGAAGCGCATGCCCAGCCACGCCCGGTGGACGAGTTCGGGCAGGCGGATCTGCGGATGAAGTGCGAACGCATGGGAGACGCCTGGGCCGAGCTGCTCGATCTGGCCATCGCGTGCCCGGACCAACCGGGGACCAGCGGCTACCGCACCTTGGTGCATGTCACCATCGGACTTGAGGAACTCAAATCCGGCCTCGGCACCGCCTGCCTGGACTTCGTCGGGACGATGACCGCTCGGGAAGCCCGACTCGCGGCCTGCGATTGCCTGATGGTGCCGGTCGTGATGGGTGCCTCGGGTGAACCACTGGATATGGGGCGGCTGAGACGGTTCGTCACCCCAGGCCAACGACGGGCGTTGAACATCCGCGACGGTGGCTGCGCCTTCCCCGGGTGTCATCGGAAACCCAAGAATTGCCACGCTCATCACATTCATCATTGGGCAGACGGCGGGCCCACCGATCTCCGGAATCTGGTCCTGTTGTGTGGTTTCCATCATCGGTTGATTCACCACGGTGACTGGGAAGTACGCGTGGCGGCCGATGGGCTACCGGAGTTCATCCCACCCCAGTACAGGGATCCGCTCCGAAAACCTCGGCGCAACACCCTGCACCACGTCTGA
- the abc-f gene encoding ribosomal protection-like ABC-F family protein, producing MSDAFVVVSALSFAWPDDTPVFDDLSFTVPGGRTGLVAPNGAGKSTLLKLIAGELRPVSGSVSAQGVLGYLPQSLPLTADLNVAEVLGIAPQLAALSAIESGDASEEHFTTIGNDWDIEERTRAQLDRLGLDGISLDRSLRTLSGGQIISLGLAAQLLKRPDILLLDEPTNNLDLDARRKLYGVLEDWSGCLLLVSHDRELLDRMDRIAELDRGDLRYHGGNFTQYEAAVKAEQEVAERNVRSAEQEVKREKREMQQARERAARRAGNAARNLGSAGLPKIFAGTMKRNAQESAGKANETHAARVSDAKNRLDEAERSLRDDQKIALILPGTNVPAGRTMFHGEHIQVRYGDRSVFAGDGVDLTIRGPERIALTGGNGTGKSTLLRVLNGDLTPDSGALKRAEGRIAYLSQRLDLLDLDRTIAENFATFAPSLPESQRMTLLARFLFRGARSQLPVGVLSGGERLRATLACVLFAEPAPQLLLLDEPTNNLDLVSVGQLESALGAYQGAFVVVSHDERFLKEIKVDRRVRLTDGALVES from the coding sequence ATGTCAGACGCCTTCGTCGTCGTGTCCGCCCTGTCCTTCGCCTGGCCGGACGACACCCCGGTCTTCGACGACCTGTCCTTCACCGTGCCCGGCGGCCGCACCGGCCTGGTCGCGCCGAACGGGGCGGGCAAGAGCACGCTGCTCAAACTGATCGCCGGCGAACTGCGGCCGGTGTCCGGATCCGTCTCCGCGCAGGGAGTCCTCGGCTACCTGCCGCAGTCGCTGCCGCTCACCGCCGACCTGAACGTGGCCGAGGTACTGGGCATCGCGCCGCAGCTCGCGGCATTGAGCGCCATCGAGTCCGGCGACGCGAGCGAAGAACACTTCACCACCATCGGGAACGATTGGGACATCGAGGAGCGCACCCGCGCGCAGCTCGACCGGCTCGGTCTCGACGGCATCTCGCTGGACCGGAGCCTGCGGACGTTGAGCGGCGGGCAGATCATCTCCCTCGGCCTGGCGGCACAGTTGCTGAAACGGCCGGACATCCTGCTGCTGGACGAACCGACCAACAACCTCGACCTCGACGCCCGGCGCAAGCTCTACGGCGTGCTCGAGGACTGGTCCGGCTGCCTGCTGCTGGTGAGTCACGACCGCGAACTGCTCGACCGGATGGACCGGATCGCCGAACTCGACCGCGGCGACCTCCGGTACCACGGCGGGAATTTCACCCAATACGAAGCGGCGGTCAAGGCCGAACAGGAGGTCGCCGAACGCAACGTCCGCAGCGCCGAGCAAGAGGTCAAACGCGAGAAGCGGGAGATGCAGCAGGCACGCGAACGGGCGGCGCGGCGCGCGGGCAACGCGGCCCGCAACCTCGGCAGCGCCGGTCTGCCGAAGATCTTCGCCGGCACCATGAAACGCAACGCCCAAGAGTCCGCCGGCAAGGCGAACGAGACGCACGCGGCCCGGGTCAGCGACGCGAAGAACCGCCTCGACGAGGCCGAACGCTCCCTCCGCGACGACCAGAAGATCGCGCTGATCCTGCCGGGCACCAACGTCCCCGCCGGGCGCACGATGTTCCACGGCGAGCACATCCAGGTCCGCTACGGCGACCGGAGCGTCTTCGCGGGCGACGGCGTCGACCTGACGATCCGCGGCCCCGAACGGATCGCGCTGACCGGCGGGAACGGCACAGGGAAGTCGACACTCCTACGGGTACTCAACGGCGACCTCACGCCGGACAGCGGCGCACTGAAGCGGGCGGAGGGCCGGATCGCGTATCTGTCCCAACGACTCGATCTCCTGGACCTCGACCGGACCATCGCCGAGAACTTCGCCACCTTCGCCCCGAGCCTGCCCGAATCTCAGCGGATGACCCTGCTCGCCCGCTTCCTGTTCCGGGGCGCGCGAAGCCAGCTTCCCGTCGGAGTGCTCTCCGGTGGCGAGCGCCTTCGAGCCACTCTGGCCTGCGTCCTGTTCGCCGAGCCCGCGCCGCAATTGCTCCTGCTGGACGAGCCGACGAACAATCTGGACCTGGTCAGCGTCGGACAGTTGGAGAGTGCGCTGGGTGCTTATCAGGGAGCTTTCGTGGTGGTGAGTCACGATGAGCGGTTCCTGAAGGAGATCAAGGTGGATCGGCGGGTGCGGCTGACCGATGGGGCCCTTGTGGAGTCCTGA
- a CDS encoding GH1 family beta-glucosidase: MTMSAHPDSVRAKTALLFPPGFVWGAATAAFQVEGATTADGRTDSIWDVFARRPGAVVGGDTGEPGADHYRRYAEDVDLMRRLGLGAYRFSLSWPRIRPDGGAPNPQGLAFYDRLVDKLLEAGVEPWATLYHWDLPQSLEDQGGWAARETAFRFAEYAETVVAHLGDRVPRWSTLNEPWCAAMLGYARGIHAPGRQEPRAAVAAAHHLLLGHGLAMDVLRRHAPAASSGVTLNLYPVSAVDPSSTVDVEAARRIDGLQNRLFLDPVLRGSYPADLRADLAPLGIEELVRDGDLATIATPIDWLGINYYRGYQVAGTPLPGSEPAGADWLGSPDVHFVPDEAAPRTDSGWEVQPSRLTECLLQVHRDYRPIPLYITENGASYPDALIGGDIADTDRIAFLDSHLRAAYEAIEAGVDLRGYFYWSLLDNFEWAEGYAKRFGLVHVDYATQRRTPKRSALWYARTISLNGLS, encoded by the coding sequence GTGACCATGTCCGCTCATCCCGACAGTGTCCGGGCGAAGACCGCGCTGCTGTTCCCGCCCGGATTCGTGTGGGGCGCCGCCACCGCGGCCTTCCAGGTCGAAGGGGCGACGACCGCCGACGGCCGGACGGACTCGATCTGGGACGTCTTCGCCCGCCGCCCCGGGGCCGTCGTCGGCGGCGACACCGGGGAACCGGGCGCCGATCATTACCGGCGCTACGCCGAAGACGTCGACCTGATGCGGCGGCTCGGGCTCGGCGCGTACCGGTTTTCCCTGTCGTGGCCGCGGATCCGGCCCGACGGCGGCGCCCCGAATCCCCAGGGGCTCGCGTTCTACGACCGGCTCGTCGACAAGCTGCTCGAAGCCGGAGTGGAGCCCTGGGCGACGCTGTATCACTGGGATCTCCCCCAGTCCCTGGAAGACCAGGGCGGCTGGGCGGCCCGCGAGACCGCCTTCCGGTTCGCCGAATACGCCGAAACGGTCGTCGCGCACCTGGGCGACCGCGTGCCGCGCTGGTCCACCCTGAACGAGCCGTGGTGTGCCGCGATGCTGGGCTACGCGCGCGGGATTCACGCGCCCGGCAGGCAGGAGCCCCGCGCCGCCGTCGCGGCCGCGCACCATCTGCTGCTGGGACACGGGCTCGCGATGGACGTCCTGCGGCGGCACGCGCCCGCCGCGTCGTCGGGGGTGACACTGAACCTGTATCCGGTGTCGGCGGTCGACCCATCGTCCACTGTGGACGTGGAGGCCGCGCGCCGGATCGACGGTCTGCAGAACCGGCTGTTCCTGGACCCGGTGCTTCGTGGCTCCTACCCGGCGGACCTGCGAGCCGACCTGGCGCCGCTCGGCATCGAGGAGCTCGTGCGGGACGGCGATCTCGCGACCATCGCCACCCCGATCGATTGGCTGGGCATCAACTACTACCGCGGCTACCAGGTCGCGGGCACTCCCCTGCCCGGCAGCGAACCGGCGGGCGCCGACTGGCTCGGCTCCCCCGACGTCCATTTCGTCCCCGACGAGGCGGCACCACGCACCGACTCGGGCTGGGAAGTCCAGCCGTCGCGGCTCACCGAATGCCTGCTTCAGGTTCACCGCGACTATCGGCCGATCCCGTTGTACATCACCGAAAACGGTGCTTCGTATCCCGACGCGCTGATCGGCGGGGACATCGCGGACACCGACCGGATCGCCTTCCTCGACTCGCATCTGCGCGCCGCGTACGAGGCGATCGAGGCGGGCGTGGACCTGCGCGGCTACTTCTACTGGTCGCTGCTCGACAACTTCGAGTGGGCGGAGGGGTACGCCAAGCGGTTCGGCCTGGTGCACGTCGACTACGCGACCCAGCGGCGGACGCCGAAGCGGAGCGCGCTCTGGTACGCCCGGACGATCAGCCTCAACGGGCTGAGCTGA
- a CDS encoding carbohydrate ABC transporter permease, giving the protein MTTIHKGLKRGVSALGKPRRATYVVLTIFVLGSLFPFYWSFLVASRDSGMLTERVPPFLPGGNFFANAARVFDTVPFWKALGNSLIVSGTVTLTTVLFSALAGFAFAKLRFRGRNGLFVFIVITLAVPTQLGIIPLFMAMSEFGWAGGLQSVIVPNLVTAFGVFWMRQYTLDAVPYELIEAARVDGCSMIRIFWNVCLPAVRPAAAILAMFTFMTSWNDFLWPLVVLDAGNPTVQLALEKLQSGYYVDYSLVLAGTTLATIPILIVFLLLGRQIVAGIMQGAVKG; this is encoded by the coding sequence ATGACCACGATCCACAAGGGACTCAAGCGGGGCGTCTCGGCGCTGGGCAAACCACGCCGGGCGACCTACGTCGTGCTCACGATCTTCGTGCTGGGCTCGCTCTTTCCGTTCTACTGGTCGTTCCTGGTGGCCAGCCGGGACAGCGGGATGCTCACCGAACGGGTGCCGCCCTTCCTGCCGGGCGGGAACTTCTTCGCCAACGCGGCGAGGGTGTTCGACACGGTGCCGTTCTGGAAGGCGCTCGGGAACAGCCTGATCGTGTCCGGCACGGTCACCCTCACCACGGTGCTGTTCTCGGCGCTCGCCGGGTTCGCGTTCGCCAAACTGCGGTTCCGCGGCCGGAACGGGCTGTTCGTGTTCATCGTCATCACCCTCGCCGTGCCGACCCAGCTCGGCATCATCCCGTTGTTCATGGCCATGTCGGAATTCGGCTGGGCCGGCGGGTTGCAGTCGGTGATCGTGCCGAACCTGGTGACCGCGTTCGGTGTCTTCTGGATGCGGCAGTACACGCTGGACGCGGTGCCGTACGAACTGATCGAGGCGGCGAGGGTCGACGGCTGCAGCATGATCCGGATCTTCTGGAACGTCTGCCTGCCCGCGGTCCGCCCGGCGGCGGCGATCCTGGCGATGTTCACGTTCATGACGTCGTGGAACGACTTCCTGTGGCCGCTCGTGGTGCTGGACGCCGGCAACCCCACCGTCCAGCTGGCGCTGGAGAAGCTGCAGAGCGGCTACTACGTCGACTATTCGCTGGTGCTGGCCGGAACCACCCTGGCCACCATCCCGATCCTCATCGTCTTCCTCCTCCTCGGCCGCCAGATCGTGGCCGGGATCATGCAAGGTGCCGTGAAAGGGTGA
- a CDS encoding carbohydrate ABC transporter permease, whose protein sequence is MTVVDKIAPDEAKAGARTPPRPTLRHRLSRWDVKVSPYLYIAPFFVVFGIVGLFPLLYTAYVSLFSWEAGDDDPTFIGLDNFKELFADTQFWNALENTVSIFLLSSVPQLIIAVLLAALLSARIRGATGWRVGVLLPYAASLVALGIIFANLFGPKYGLVNGLLQTIGLDPVDWQAGRFSSHVAIAIMVNWRWTGYNALIVLAAMQAIPKELHEAALIDGAGTARRFFSITLPLLKPTLIFVTITSTIGGLQIFTEPKLFDAMPGSNNGGSSNQFQTVTLYLYQTAFENYELGYASAIAWVLFVIIVLIALVNFFLTGRLTAVKKK, encoded by the coding sequence ATGACCGTCGTCGACAAGATCGCGCCGGACGAGGCGAAGGCCGGGGCGCGCACGCCGCCCCGGCCCACCCTCCGCCATCGGCTGAGCCGGTGGGACGTCAAGGTCTCGCCGTACCTCTACATCGCCCCGTTCTTCGTGGTGTTCGGGATCGTCGGGCTGTTCCCGCTGCTCTACACGGCGTACGTGTCCCTGTTCAGCTGGGAGGCGGGTGATGACGATCCCACCTTCATCGGGCTGGACAACTTCAAGGAACTGTTCGCCGACACGCAGTTCTGGAACGCGCTCGAGAACACCGTCAGCATCTTCCTGCTCTCCAGCGTTCCGCAGCTGATCATCGCGGTACTCCTGGCGGCGCTGCTCAGCGCCAGGATCCGCGGGGCGACCGGCTGGCGCGTCGGCGTCCTGCTCCCGTACGCCGCCAGCCTGGTGGCACTCGGCATCATCTTCGCGAACCTGTTCGGGCCGAAGTACGGGCTGGTCAACGGTCTGCTGCAGACGATCGGGCTGGACCCGGTCGACTGGCAGGCCGGCCGGTTCAGCAGCCATGTCGCGATCGCGATCATGGTGAACTGGCGCTGGACCGGGTACAACGCGCTGATCGTGCTGGCGGCGATGCAGGCCATCCCGAAGGAACTGCACGAGGCCGCCCTCATCGACGGCGCGGGGACAGCGCGCCGGTTCTTCAGCATCACGCTGCCCTTGCTGAAGCCGACGCTGATCTTCGTCACGATCACTTCGACGATCGGTGGCCTGCAGATCTTCACCGAGCCCAAGCTGTTCGACGCCATGCCGGGCTCGAACAACGGCGGCTCGTCCAACCAGTTCCAGACCGTGACGTTGTACCTCTACCAAACGGCCTTCGAGAACTACGAACTCGGTTATGCCTCGGCGATCGCGTGGGTGCTGTTCGTGATCATCGTGCTGATCGCGCTGGTGAACTTCTTCCTCACCGGCAGGCTCACGGCGGTGAAGAAGAAATGA
- a CDS encoding ABC transporter substrate-binding protein: MRSIRNGLVLALGITMTAFGLAACGGDDGGAPAASDPNAKVELSLATFTEFGYEELIPEYERLHPNIKITHRKTGQGGPYHQDLITKLAAGSGLADVTAVEEGHLSNVLDKGSKFNDLTKIGPADVSPDRWLGWKYDAAKTKDGKVIGYGTDIGPLAMCYRKDMLEAAGMPSDPEAVKPLFATWDSYFAAGEQYVAKSGGKAWFDSAAQNFNAMVNQLPTGYIGSDDKLAVESNQGIKDAWTKVTAAVAKGQSAKLTAFSNEWNSGFKQGAFATKVCPAWMLGVIEEHSGPENAGKWAVTAAFPGGGGNWGGSYLTVPTQSKHPKEAAELAAWLTAPEQQIKAFKAKGTFPSQVKALEDPALLSETDAYFGGAKIGQLFAEQAKKVAKPQYKGPGDGQIQENASSPALQAVEQGKSAAEGWTQLLDAAKKITR, encoded by the coding sequence GTGAGAAGCATCCGGAACGGCCTGGTGCTGGCACTGGGTATCACGATGACGGCGTTCGGACTCGCGGCGTGCGGCGGTGACGACGGCGGGGCGCCCGCCGCGTCCGACCCGAACGCCAAGGTCGAGCTGTCGCTGGCGACGTTCACCGAGTTCGGCTACGAGGAGCTGATCCCCGAGTACGAGCGGCTGCACCCGAACATCAAGATCACCCACCGCAAGACCGGCCAGGGCGGCCCGTACCACCAGGACCTGATCACGAAACTGGCCGCCGGTTCCGGACTCGCCGACGTCACCGCCGTCGAGGAAGGGCACCTGTCGAACGTCCTCGACAAGGGCTCGAAGTTCAACGACCTCACCAAGATCGGCCCGGCGGACGTGTCCCCCGACCGCTGGCTCGGCTGGAAGTACGACGCGGCGAAGACCAAGGACGGCAAGGTCATCGGCTACGGGACGGACATCGGCCCGCTGGCCATGTGCTACCGCAAGGACATGCTCGAAGCGGCGGGAATGCCGTCCGACCCTGAAGCGGTCAAACCGCTCTTCGCGACCTGGGACAGCTACTTCGCGGCGGGCGAGCAGTACGTCGCCAAGTCCGGCGGGAAGGCCTGGTTCGACTCGGCCGCGCAGAACTTCAACGCCATGGTCAACCAGCTCCCGACCGGCTATATCGGCAGCGACGACAAGCTCGCGGTGGAATCCAACCAGGGCATCAAGGACGCCTGGACCAAGGTCACCGCCGCAGTCGCGAAAGGACAGTCGGCGAAGCTGACCGCGTTCAGCAACGAGTGGAACTCCGGGTTCAAGCAGGGCGCCTTCGCCACGAAGGTGTGCCCCGCCTGGATGCTCGGCGTGATCGAGGAGCACTCCGGCCCGGAGAACGCCGGCAAGTGGGCGGTCACCGCGGCCTTCCCCGGTGGCGGCGGGAACTGGGGCGGTTCGTACCTCACCGTGCCCACCCAGTCGAAGCACCCGAAGGAAGCCGCCGAACTCGCCGCCTGGCTGACCGCGCCCGAGCAGCAGATCAAGGCGTTCAAGGCGAAGGGCACCTTCCCCAGCCAGGTCAAGGCGCTGGAGGACCCGGCGCTGCTGAGCGAGACCGACGCCTACTTCGGTGGCGCCAAGATCGGGCAGCTGTTCGCCGAGCAGGCCAAGAAGGTCGCGAAGCCGCAGTACAAGGGCCCCGGCGACGGCCAGATCCAGGAGAACGCGTCGAGCCCGGCGCTGCAGGCCGTCGAACAGGGCAAGTCCGCGGCCGAGGGCTGGACGCAACTGCTCGACGCCGCGAAGAAGATCACGCGCTGA
- a CDS encoding LacI family DNA-binding transcriptional regulator → MKVALVGPRPEEDGRPTLEDVAASAGVSRSTASRALNDDGYVSARSREKVQAAARELGYSPNQAARSLVIKRTGAVAVVLSEPEARLLDDPYRTAVMRAGYRELADIGCQMVLIFSDTREDLDRTVRFLDGGHVDGVLVFAPHRTDPLPKALRQLRIPVVYGGQAAGLKRGVHVVDFDNEGGAKLAVAHLVEAGHRRIATIAGPQDQSAAIDRLSGWRKTLLDAGLDPADLMEEGDFTLTGGAKAMSNLLARRPDLDAVFVASDMMALGALRTLHSAGRRIPSDVAVVSFDDNATLAPEMDPPLTSVHQDPREQVHAMVETLLAVMDDRDLKPRQRILPVSLTHRASS, encoded by the coding sequence GTGAAGGTGGCGCTGGTGGGGCCTCGACCAGAGGAAGACGGCAGGCCGACGCTGGAAGACGTCGCCGCGTCCGCCGGGGTCAGCCGGTCGACGGCGTCCCGTGCGCTGAACGACGACGGCTACGTCAGCGCGCGCTCCCGCGAGAAGGTCCAGGCCGCGGCCCGCGAACTCGGGTACTCCCCGAACCAGGCGGCCAGATCCCTGGTCATCAAGCGGACCGGCGCGGTCGCGGTCGTGCTGTCGGAGCCGGAGGCGCGGCTGCTCGACGACCCGTACCGCACCGCGGTCATGCGCGCGGGCTATCGCGAACTCGCCGACATCGGCTGTCAGATGGTCTTGATCTTCAGTGACACGCGCGAAGACCTCGACCGCACCGTCCGGTTCCTGGACGGCGGGCACGTCGACGGCGTGCTGGTGTTCGCGCCGCATCGCACGGATCCGTTGCCCAAGGCGTTGCGGCAGTTGAGGATCCCGGTGGTGTACGGCGGGCAGGCGGCCGGGCTCAAACGCGGTGTCCACGTCGTCGACTTCGACAACGAGGGCGGCGCGAAGCTCGCCGTCGCGCATCTGGTCGAGGCCGGCCATCGGCGGATCGCCACGATCGCGGGCCCGCAGGATCAGAGCGCGGCGATCGACCGGCTCTCCGGCTGGCGCAAGACCCTTCTCGACGCCGGGCTCGACCCCGCGGATCTGATGGAAGAGGGCGACTTCACCCTGACCGGCGGGGCGAAGGCGATGTCGAATCTGCTCGCCCGGCGCCCCGACCTCGACGCCGTCTTCGTGGCCAGCGACATGATGGCCCTCGGCGCCCTCCGCACGCTGCATTCGGCCGGACGGCGGATTCCCTCGGACGTCGCCGTCGTCAGCTTCGACGACAACGCGACCCTCGCGCCGGAGATGGACCCGCCGCTGACATCGGTCCACCAGGACCCTCGGGAACAGGTCCACGCGATGGTGGAGACCCTGCTCGCGGTGATGGACGACCGGGATCTCAAGCCCCGCCAGCGGATCTTGCCGGTCTCGCTCACGCATCGCGCCTCCAGCTGA
- a CDS encoding LacI family DNA-binding transcriptional regulator, which produces MARETTESKQASLTDVAALAGVSHMTVSRVINGTGPVRAETRVRVNAAIEQLDYRPNSVARALVTGRSGTLGVVALEANLYGPASTLSGIEHAAREAGYATTITSISRPGRSSITDAVERLRRQAVEGIVVIAPHVTAARALEAAPSDVPLVAVGGGEKAPVPVISVDQFDGARRATEHLLGLGHETVWHVAGPEDWLEALDRERGWRETLERHGAPIPPVIRGDWSARSGYAAGRSLVGEKGLDAVFVANDQMALGFLRACTEAGVNVPGEMRIVGFDDVPEAAYYTPPLTTVRQDFVEVGRRTFDLLRRRMNGGEDRDRDLVVPELIVRESTGLS; this is translated from the coding sequence ATGGCGCGCGAAACCACCGAGAGCAAGCAGGCCAGTCTCACCGACGTGGCCGCGCTCGCGGGTGTTTCGCATATGACGGTCTCGCGGGTCATCAACGGCACCGGCCCGGTCCGCGCCGAGACGCGGGTCCGCGTCAACGCGGCGATCGAGCAGCTGGACTACCGGCCGAACTCGGTCGCCCGCGCGCTGGTCACCGGCCGTTCGGGCACGCTCGGCGTGGTCGCGCTGGAGGCCAACCTCTACGGTCCGGCCAGCACGTTGAGCGGCATCGAGCACGCCGCCCGCGAGGCCGGCTACGCGACGACCATAACCAGCATCAGCCGCCCGGGTCGGTCGTCCATCACCGACGCCGTGGAGCGCCTCCGCCGCCAGGCCGTCGAGGGCATCGTCGTGATCGCGCCGCATGTCACCGCCGCCCGCGCCCTGGAGGCGGCGCCCAGCGACGTACCGCTCGTCGCGGTCGGCGGCGGCGAGAAGGCGCCGGTCCCGGTGATCTCGGTCGACCAGTTCGACGGCGCGCGCCGCGCCACCGAACACCTTCTCGGCCTCGGGCACGAGACCGTCTGGCACGTGGCCGGACCCGAGGATTGGCTGGAGGCGCTCGACCGCGAACGCGGCTGGCGCGAGACCCTGGAACGGCACGGCGCGCCGATCCCGCCCGTCATCCGCGGTGACTGGAGTGCGCGGTCCGGGTACGCGGCGGGGCGATCCCTCGTCGGCGAAAAGGGCCTGGACGCGGTGTTCGTGGCCAACGACCAGATGGCCCTCGGCTTCCTTCGCGCCTGCACCGAGGCTGGCGTGAACGTGCCGGGGGAGATGCGGATCGTCGGCTTCGACGACGTTCCCGAGGCGGCGTACTACACGCCGCCGCTGACGACGGTGCGCCAGGACTTCGTCGAAGTCGGCAGGCGCACGTTCGACCTGCTTCGCCGCCGGATGAACGGCGGTGAGGACCGAGATCGCGACCTGGTGGTCCCCGAACTGATCGTGCGGGAGAGCACCGGTCTTTCGTAG